In Solanum stenotomum isolate F172 chromosome 6, ASM1918654v1, whole genome shotgun sequence, one DNA window encodes the following:
- the LOC125868907 gene encoding putative late blight resistance protein homolog R1B-23 yields MALECWCVMEAIKHFNGEQFDSLTDQLDKAMRKLSYVTAFLVFLEKAHPENGICTQLKALFAEALGVFFENGSQVNEQDETSKDAIRMKVLKIIRLENIAEQVKTSKPSRSSSLLITLEMVESVVALLDCFAYLLIVFDPKRDNASPASMLEKKLRCLSLFLRFTAKWRIEHESIKDLFTCAEDVGYAAVHLCFLALVYNMEKDDDQSHVLDHEFSKLLERISPMNMPELRQIYLNLLIESKSSRSETRMDAESMYYLVDALKEDLEELLSHDASLKNTFGDQITWLQKGSTHLSRFLNGVAFQGTSLEEFSSIQSHIEALIIEAAIVIYSSCYDVMTNTEIDHELFLLQRKFNHVKVEINLIQLLNGEATIMVPLKYLIDCVREELILLGTLLMDSLEQCKEQTKITDFLTLNQSVTDQAWSAIKSLSRDSKQEDMAREINHLHIKLLLKFKFIKAVIRQMCPNISSSSTLDHPTIDLLNFLPIDFHVIDSYFSMLKSSKTQCSHIPKVDEVLMGFHEYILGNVLLTDESYSMFTVANEVKKYYYGLLLLVMSLVDPPVQINECVKQNDFLTRFGTLSIEAVDSNKSRKVNLIIQFLTIAFDLIKSEGRLMILQQQKATLEAEILDQIESVHEELIFLRAFLMDVLTQHTELNELRDLLMHAEVTSHKLGQISGSCYGSSVDGSSTQQMRLPLSDLLQEIETVKVEFRKVFFQLLDASPCNMTGGEGLINFLSNRLDRLFNYDDRSISFLKNQILAVKDKSEYLGSFVADIVQYRDMHQELKDIMRRFQDINYVCLFHVKGYKPTWYYMLYLSDVKQLLKHIEAEVKMICLKVPHSLGCSFPKTDGLGFFSCFLGKLEELLRSKIDSVINLKHQIESVKESLLCLRSLMNHFAENLDEHDEVYGIIITSATEMAYKAEYVIDSCLSSSHPLWYKVLWISEVVDNIKLENHVVSETCGRKKIDVKVRKVVNTSVSLGPSLSGNTPRINEEMEGFQEAMDKIKEQILRRSPHLDVISIVGMAGIGKTTLAEKIYNDLIATPHFDVHAKCRVTQVYSWKELLLTILNYVLQPADRTEKEDGELANELRQVLLTKRFLILIDDLWDKTAWDCLYMCFKDAHSGSRIILTTRLTDIANYAKCESNPHHLRLFRDDESWTLLQEEVFQGDSCPPELVDVGFRIAKSCGGLPLFIVLVAGVLKEEKKNEDSWKKVEESLGSRNGGSLEESMSLIEFSYKNLPHHLKPCFLYFGGFLKGKDIHVSKLFRLWQAEGFVQENKEKNREDVTHYFFEDLISRNIVMAMERRPNSKVKRCRIHDLLHNFCLEKSKQENFLNQINRGVDMLPEKPEDYRLFIHSYQDEIDLWRPCHSNVRSLQFKVVDPDNLLWPRDISFIFESFKLVKVLDLESFNVGGTFPSEIQSLIHLRYLAVQTDANSIPSFIAKLRNLETFVVRGLGGEVILPLSLLRMVKLRHILVKRRASFTLHENMDESLANYQLNDLETFSTPRLSYGKDAETILAKMPNLRKLSCIFLETFSYSEKLKGRCVLFPRLEFLSHLESVKLVSNSYPSKLPHEFNFPSKLKELTLSKFRLPWCEISIIGELPNLEILKLLFRAFEGDQWEVKDAEFPKLKYLKLDNINFSQWSISDDAFPELEYLSLTKCERLEEIPSHFGEAVSIKSIEVNRCGSSIANSALEIQTTQHEEMANDAFTVTIQPPDWDTRSSL; encoded by the exons ATGGCTTTAGAGTGTTGGTGTGTGATGGAAGCCATAAAACATTTTAATGGTGAGCAGTTTGATAGTTTGACGGATCAGTTGGACAAAGCTATGAGGAAACTATCATATGTAACTGCTTTTCTCGTATTCCTCGAGAAGGCTCATCCTGAGAACGGGATATGTACACAACTTAAGGCCCTATTTGCTGAAGCTCTTGGTGTCTTTTTTGAGAATGGTTCTCAGGTGAATGAACAAGACGAGACAAGTAAGGATGCCATCAGAATGAAGGTGCTGAAGATAATTCGACTGGAGAATATTGCTGAGCAAGTCAAAACTTCAAAGCCATCAAGGTCATCTAGCCTGCTAATTACTTTGGAGATGGTGGAGTCTGTTGTAGCTTTGCTTGATTGTTTTGCTTATTTACTGATTGTATTTGATCCGAAGCGTGATAATGCCTCTCCCGCGTCTATGCTTGAAAAGAAGCTAAGATGCCTAAGTCTCTTCTTGAGATTTACTGCAAAGTGGCGCATTGAGCATGAGAGTATAAAGGATCTCTTCACCTGTGCTGAAGATGTAGGTTATGCTGCAGTTCACCTATGTTTCTTAGCGTTGGTCTACAATATGGAGAAGGATGACGACCAGTCGCATGTGCTGGACCATGAGTTCTCTAAACTGCTGGAAAGGATAAGTCCAATGAACATGCCTGAACTGAGACAGATTTATCTGAACCTATTGATAGAGTCAAAGTCATCACGATCAGAGACAAGAATGGATGCagaatctatgtattatttaGTTGATGCTCTCAAAGAGGATCTGGAAGAGCTGCTAAGTCATGATGCCAGCTTGAAAAATACTTTCGGTGATCAAATTACTTGGCTCCAAAAAGGATCTACTCACCTTTCTAGATTCCTCAATGGCGTAGCATTTCAAGGCACTTCACTTGAAGAATTTAGTTCTATTCAGTCACATATCGAAGCTCTGATCATTGAGGCAGCAATTGTGATCTACTCATCTTGCTATGATGTCATGACGAATACTGAAATAGACCATGAGCTCTTTCTGTTGCAACGGAAGTTTAATCATGTCAAGGTAGAAATCAATCTGATTCAGCTACTAAACGGTGAAGCCACCATAATGGTTCCCTTGAAATATCTGATTGACTGTGTTCGAGAAGAACTGATACTCTTGGGAACTTTGCTCATGGATTCATTGGAGCAGTGCAAAGAGCAAACTAAGATAACTGATTTTTTGACCCTTAATCAGTCTGTGACTGACCAAGCATGGTCAGCCATTAAATCTCTTTCTCGTGACTCGAAGCAAGAAGACATGGCCAGGGAAATTAATCACTTGCATATTAAATTGCTTCTTAAATTCAAGTTTATTAAGGCAGTGATTAGACAGATGTGTCCCAACATTTCATCATCATCGACACTGGATCATCCTACGATAGATCTTCTGAATTTTCTTCCAATTGACTTTCATGTCATTGATTCTTATTTCAGCATGCTAAAATCCTCAAAGACACAATGTTCACATATACCCAAGGTTGATGAGGTTTTGATGGGGTTTCATGAATATATTCTTGGCAATGTGCTACTGACAGATGAAAGTTATTCGATGTTTACTGTTGCAAATGAGGTTAAAAAGTATTACTATGGGTTGTTGCTCCTTGTAATGTCTCTTGTTGATCCTCCAGTTCAGATCAATGAATGCGTGAAGCAGAATGATTTCTTGACTAGATTTGGAACTCTTTCAATTGAAGCTGTGGATAGCAACAAAAGTAGGAAGGTCAATCTTATTATTCAGTTTTTGACGATTGCTTTCGATCTTATCAAGTCTGAAGGAAGGCTGATGATTCTACAACAGCAGAAAGCCACTTTGGAAGCTGAAATTCTGGATCAGATTGAAAGTGTTCATGAAGAGCTTATTTTCCTTAGAGCTTTTCTCATGGATGTTCTCACGCAACACACAGAGCTTAACGAATTGCGTGATCTCTTAATGCATGCTGAAGTGACTTCCCACAAGTTAGGACAGATCAGTGGTTCTTGTTATGGGAGTTCCGTGGATGGGTCCAGCACTCAGCAAATGAGGCTTCCATTATCTGATCTGCTACAAGAGATTGAGACTGTCAAGGTAGAGTTCAGAAAAGTATTCTTTCAACTTCTGGATGCATCACCTTGCAACATGACAGGTGGAGAAGGCCTTATCAATTTTTTATCGAACCGCCTAGACAGGCTGTTCAACTATGATGATCGCTCAATCTCTTTTCTGAAGAATCAGATCCTAGCAGTCAAAGATAAATCAGAGTACTTGGGCTCTTTTGTTGCAGATATCGTGCAGTATCGTGATAtgcatcaagaactcaaagacATCATGAGACGTTTTCAAGATATAAATTATGTATGTCTCTTCCATGTCAAGGGTTATAAACCCACCTGGTATTACATGTTATATCTCTCTGATGTCAAGCAACTGCTCAAGCATATTGAGGCAGAGGTCAAAATGATCTGTCTTAAAGTTCCACATTCATTAGGTTGTAGTTTCCCCAAGACAGATGGATTAGGATTTTTCAGTTGTTTCTTGGGAAAATTGGAGGAGCTGTTGCGTTCTAAGATTGATTCAGTTATCAATTTAAAGCATCAGATTGAATCAGTCAAGGAGAGCTTACTGTGTCTCAGATCATTGATGAATCATTTTGCGGAAAACTTAGATGAGCATGATGAAGTTTATGGTATTATAATAACAAGTGCTACTGAAATGGCATACAAGGCAGAGTATGTCATCGACTCGTGCTTGTCCAGTTCTCATCCACTCTGGTACAAAGTTCTTTGGATTTCTGAAGTTGTTGATAACATTAAGCTTGAAAATCATGTTGTTAGTGAGACTTGTGGAAGAAAGAAGATAGACGTGAAGGTGCGTAAAGTTGTAAATACCTCTGTGAGTCTTGGACCATCTTTATCAGGTAATACTCCAAGAATAAATGAAGAAATGGAGGGTTTTCAGGAGGCAATGGACAAAATAAAGGAGCAGATACTTAGAAGATCTCCTCACCTGGATGTTATCTCGATAGTTGGTATGGCTGGGATCGGGAAGACCACTCTTGCAGAGAAGATTTACAATGATCTCATAGCTACCCCTCACTTTGATGTTCACGCTAAGTGTCGTGTGACTCAAGTATATTCATGGAAGGAATTGCTGCTTACCATCTTGAATTATGTTCTTCAGCCTGCTGATCGCACTGAAAAAGAAGACGGTGAATTAGCTAATGAGCTGCGTCAAGTTTTGTTAACCAAGAGATTCTTAATTCTCATTGATGATCTGTGGGATAAAACAGCATGGGACTGTTTATATATGTGCTTTAAAGATGCTCATAGTGGGAGTAGAATTATCCTAACAACTCGTCTTACTGACATTGCCAATTATGCTAAATGTGAAAGCAATCCCCATCATCTTCGTTTGTTCAGAGATGATGAGAGTTGGACATTATTACAGGAAGAGGTGTTTCAAGGGGATAGCTGTCCACCTGAACTTGTAGATGTGGGATTTCGAATAGCAAAAAGTTGTGGAGGGTTGCCTCTCTTCATTGTGTTAGTTGCTGGTGTTCTgaaagaggaaaagaagaaCGAAGATTCGTGGAAAAAAGTAGAGGAAAGTCTAGGTTCACGTAACGGTGGTAGCTTGGAAGAGAGCATGTCTTTGATTGAATTCAGTTATAAAAATTTACCACACCATCTGAAGCCTTGTTTTCTCTACTTTGGAGGATTTTTAAAGGGCAAGGATATTCATGTCTCCAAATTGTTTCGGTTGTGGCAAGCTGAAGGATTTGTACAAGAGAACAAGGAAAAAAACAGAGAAGATGTCACACATTACTTTTTTGAAGATCTTATTAGTAGAAATATAGTAATGGCCATGGAGAGGAGACCGAATAGCAAGGTGAAAAGGTGTCGTATTCATGATCTCTTGCACAATTTCTGCTTGGAAAAGTCCAAGCAAGAAAATTTCCTTAACCAAATCAATAG GGGAGTGGATATGCTTCCTGAAAAGCCTGAGGACTACCGGTTGTTCATCCATTCTTACCAGGATGAGATTGATTTGTGGCGTCCATGTCACTCAAATGTCCGGTCTTTACAATTCAAAGTTGTAGATCCGGATAACCTGTTATGGCCACGTGATATCTCGTTCATATTTGAAAGCTTCAAACTTGTTAAAGTGTTGGATTTGGAATCGTTCAACGTTGGTGGTACTTTTCCCAGTGAAATACAGAGTCTTATTCATTTGAGGTACTTAGCTGTTCAAACTGATGCAAATTCAATTCCTTCTTTTATAGCTAAACTTCGGAATCTAGAAACTTTTGTGGTAAGAGGATTAGGAGGAGAGGTGATATTACCTCTTTCTCTTCTGAGGATGGTCAAATTGAGGCATATACTTGTAAAACGTCGTGCTTCATTTACTTTGCATGAGAACATGGATGAATCACTTGCTAACTATCAGTTAAATGATTTGGAAACATTTTCGACTCCACGTCTCTCTTATGGTAAAGATGCTGAGACAATTTTGGCAAAGATGCCAAATTTGAGAAAGTTGAGTTGTATATTTTTGGAGACTTTTAGTTATTCGGAGAAATTGAAGGGAAGGTGTGTTCTTTTTCCGCGATTAGAGTTTCTAAGTCATCTTGAATCAGTCAAGCTAGTTTCCAACAGTTATCCATCTAAACTTCCACACGAGTTCAATTTCCCCTCAAAACTAAAGGAATTGACTTTGTCCAAGTTTCGTCTTCCCTGGTGTGAAATTTCTATAATCGGAGAATTGCCTAACTTGGAGATTCTAAAGTTACTTTTCCGAGCCTTTGAAGGGGATCAATGGGAAGTGAAAGATGCGGAGTTCCCTAAACTCAAGTACTTGAAATTGGACAATATCAACTTTTCACAATGGTCCATCTCAGACGATGCTTTTCCTGAGCTTGAATATTTGAGTTTAACCAAATGTGAGCGGCTTGAGGAAATCCCTTCTCATTTTGGAGAAGCTGTGTCTATAAAAAGCATTGAAGTAAATAGATGTGGATCGTCCATTGCTAATTCAGCCCTGGAAATTCAAACAACGCAACATGAAGAAATGGCAAATGATGCGTTCACAGTTACCATACAACCTCCAGATTGGGATACAAGATCATCTCTTTGA